A genome region from Arachis duranensis cultivar V14167 chromosome 8, aradu.V14167.gnm2.J7QH, whole genome shotgun sequence includes the following:
- the LOC107463108 gene encoding ras-related protein RGP1 — MKTDSVIFHFPFLPSVSFSKCVSNYRLIKHTLSLSLASNVFFALFSKGAMAHWQGELEEGIDYMFKIVMIGDSGVGKSQLLNRFVKNEFNLKSKATIGVEFLTKTVLMDHKVVKAQIWDTAGQERYQAITTAYYRGATGALLAYDITNHQSFDHIEKWLEELRMHTDKNIIVMLVGNKSDLSSARAVPVEAAKDLAEKENLFFIEASALESKNVESAFLGLLSQVYRTVSKKHIILDGTELNWDKVNLELGGTKIKIPLQEPECQKAKRIFNCCSIF; from the exons ATGAAGACAGACAGTGTGATATTCCACTTCCCATTCCTTCCCTCCGTTTCCTTCTCAAAATGCGTATCCAACTACCGCCTTATAAaacacacactctctctctctctggctTCCAACgtgttctttgctttgttttcgAAAGGCGCCATGGCTCACTGGCAAGGTGAATTGGAAGAGGGAATCGATTACATGTTCAAGATTGTGATGATTGGCGACTCTGGTGTTGGCAAGTCTCAGCTCTTGAATCGCTTTGTCAAGAACGAATTCAACTTGAAATCCAAGGCCACGATCGGGGTTGAGTTTCTCACCAAGACGGTTCTCATGGATCACAAAGTTGTCAAGGCACAGATTTGGGACACTGCTGGTCAAGAAAG ATACCAAGCAATTACAACTGCATACTATAGAGGTGCAACTGGCGCGTTACTAGCATATGACATAACCAACCACCAAAGCTTTGACCATATTGAAAAGTGGTTGGAGGAGCTGAGGATGCATACAGATAAGAATATAATTGTCATGCTTGTCGGCAACAAGTCTGACCTTAGTTCTGCTCGAGCAGTGCCGGTTGAGGCAGCCAAAGACCTTGCAGAGAAGGagaatctcttcttcattgaaGCATCGGCActtgaatccaaaaatgtggAGTCAGCATTCCTCGGTCTCCTCTCCCAAGTATATAGAACTGTGAGTAAGAAGCACATCATTTTGGATGGAACTGAATTGAATTGGGATAAAGTAAACCTTGAACTTGGAGGAACAAAGATTAAGATCCCATTACAAGAGCCTGAATGCCAAAAGGCTAAAAGGATATTCAATTGTTGCAGCatattttga
- the LOC107463064 gene encoding clustered mitochondria protein codes for MAGKSSKGRSRKGTSNHNNSNGSITNGNVNNNTVSDDVSNSLKHVPAKDNNAAIANSENENGKPDSIAAETESAFSSNPQNVKEEVTHNSEAQLMQGEDNLYAVPVKTLTGEKLEVQLNPGDSIIDVRQFLLDSPEMGFITCYDLILHTKDGSSHHLEDYNELSDVADITTGGCSLEVVPAMYDDRSIRAHVHRTRDVFSLSNVRASFSSVIAKQNETLQNRAANSRDSSKTEVRDLDGLGFMEDPSGSLGNLLPSPLKDVKCVESIVFSSFNPPPSYRRLVGDLIYLDVVTLEGNAFCITGTTRVFYVNSSTANNFDWKPSKATWEATTLIALLQKISPKFKKAFREILDRRRAYHPFENLQSLLPPNSWLGLYPVPDHTRDPARAENSLTLLYGSEPMGMQRDWNEELQSCREFPHTTLQERMIRDRARYKVTSDFVDAATNGAIGVINGCIPPINPSDPECFHMYVHNNIFFSFAVDADLEQLSKKSTDSNSNIQSTEIRQDSENVSDSQVPNGGKSNGSSSEDLNNGVEAAQEISPEAQLAESEQATYASANNDLKGTIAYQEADVDGLYNLAMAIIDYRGHRVVAQSVLPGILQGDKSESLKYGSVDNGKKICWNEDFHSKVSEAAKCLHLKEHSVLDGSGNAFKLAAPVECKGIVGGDDRHYILDLLRVTPRDANYTGPGSRFCILRSELIAAFCQAQASEKSKSKETNSEGADNLATNFQNEADADNKELTNEKATENAEEVSSASAGDYDNCDEIVFNPNVFTEFKLAGSPEEIAADEDNVRKVGQYLTDVVIPKFIKVLWQLEVTPMDGQSLTETLHARGINVRYIGKVADGTKHLPHMWDLCTNEIVVRSSKHIIKDVLRDTEDHDLAPALSHLLNCIFGSCQAPAGKPDSNGIQSRTPKKEQQXGKNSRGRARWKSKGGSRKSQPLYTKISSESLWSDIQEFAMTKYKFELPEDSRSRVKKICVIRNLCRKVGITVASRKYDLNSTAPFQPSDILDLCPVVRHSVPVCSDAKKLMDAAKSHMSAGLLNEAYNLFNEAFQILQQVTGPMHREVATCCRYLAMITYHAAEIDVAVAQQQRELIINETCLGLDHPDTAHSYANMALFYHGWEKTEFALPYMTRALLLLSLSSGSDHPDVAATFVNVAMMYQELKKMNISLRYLQEALKKNERLLGEKHIQTAVCYHALAIIFNSMGAFKLSLQHEKKTFEILVKQLGEDDPKTQESLNWINTFKIRELQARPEFVQAFQAVTDGGSGSSGAPTNKSVNAAMIAETLPRGRGVDQRAARAAAIARKKAAARGLVVRPQVQVQVQSHPPTLTPLFNIINSGVAPDVLGNGDVNGVKKNGVRSSNPADATKDQSVPTQEQEQAPAGLGKGLASLDAKKQKSKPKPKVEA; via the exons ATGGCTGGAAAATCAAGCAAGGGAAGGAGCAGAAAAGGAACCAGTAATCATAATAACAGTAACGGTAGTATTACGAATGGTAATGTTAATAATAATACTGTTTCCGATGACGTTTCAAATTCCTTGAAGCACGTTCCTGCAAAGGATAATAATGCTGCAATAGCAAACTcggaaaatgaaaatggaaaaccTGATTCAATTGCGGCTGAAACTGAATCTGCATTTAGTTCTAATCCTCAGAACGTGAAGGAGGAAGTAACACATAATTCAGAGGCACAACTAATGCAAG GTGAGGATAATCTTTACGCCGTCCCTGTCAAAACACTAACCGGGGAAAAGCTTGAAGTACAA TTGAACCCGGGAGACAGCATCATTGATGTAAGGCAGTTCCTTCTTGATTCTCCAGAGATGGGCTTCATCACATGTTATGACCTGATCTTACACACAAAAGATGGATCCTCTCATCACCTGGAGGATTACAATGAACTTTCGGATGTGGCTGATATTACTACTGGTGGCTGCTCATTGGAAGTGGTTCCTG CAATGTATGATGATAGATCAATAAGGGCTCATGTTCACCGAACTAGAGATGTGTTTTCTCTTTCTAATGTCCGTGCTTCATTCTCATCCGTAATTGCAAAGCAGAATGAAACATTACAAAATAGAGCTGCAAACTCCAGAG ACTCTTCAAAAACTGAAGTTCGAGACCTTGACGGGCTTGGTTTTATGGAGGATCCTTCTGGTTCATTGGGTAATTTACTACCGTCCCCATTGAAAGATGTCAAGTGTGTGGAGAGCATAGTGTTTTCATCCTTCAATCCTCCTCCAAGCTATAGAAG GCTTGTTGGAGACTTGATTTATTTGGATGTGGTAACATTGGAGGGTAATGCATTTTGTATAACGGGAACTACAAGGGTGTTTTATGTCAACTCAAGCACAGCAAACAATTTTGACTGGAAGCCAAGTAAAGCTACATGGGAAGCAACAACTCTTATTGCTCTCTTACAAAAGATTAGCCCCAAGTTCAAGAAAG CTTTCCGTGAAATTTTGGATCGAAGACGGGCATATCATCCCTTTGAAAATTTGCAGTCCTTGCTGCCACCTAATTCGTGGCTTGGGTTATACCCAGTTCCCG ATCACACTCGTGATCCGGCCAGGGCTGAGAATTCATTGACCCTTTTATATGGAAGTGAACCAATGGGCATGCAAAGGGATTGGAACGAGGAGCTGCAATCTTGTCGAGAATTTCCTCATACAACTCTTCAGGAGAG GATGATAAGGGATAGAGCACGTTACAAGGTGACGTCAGACTTTGTTGATGCAGCAACTAATGGTGCTATTGGAGTGATCAACGGATGCATTCCTCCAATAAACCCAAGTGACCCGGAATGCTTTCACAT GTATGTAcacaacaatatattttttagttttgctGTTGATGCCGACCTTGAGCAGCTTTCAAAGAAATCCACAGACTCTAATTCAAATATACAGAGCACAGAAATTCGGCAAGATTCTGAAAATGTTTCAGACTCTCAGGTTCCCAATGGGGGAAAAAGCAACGGTTCAAGTTCCGAAGATCTTAATAATGGGGTGGAAGCTGCTCAAGAGATCTCTCCTGAGGCACAGTTGGCTGAGAGTGAGCAGGCTACTTATGCTTCAGCAAATAATGATTTGAAGGGCACAATAGCTTACCAGGAAGCTGACGTGGATGGACTCTACAATCTTGCTATGGCTATAATTGACTACAGGGGTCACAGAGTGGTTGCTCAG AGTGTATTACCAGGCATTCTTCAAGGCGACAAGTCGGAGTCTCTTAAGTATGGCTCCGTTGACAATGGAAAGAAAATTTGCTGGAATGAAGATTTTCATTCCAAG gTATCGGAGGCTGCCAAATGCCTTCATTTAAAAGAACACTCAGTCCTTGATGGATCTGGAAATGCTTTCAAATTAGCTGCACCAGTGGAATGCAAGGGAATTGTTGGCGGTGATGACAG GCACTATATCTTAGATTTGTTGCGGGTAACTCCTCGAGATGCAAACTACACTGGACCTGGTTCCCGATTTTGTATATTGAGATCAGAATTAATTGCTGCCTTTTGCCAG GCCCAAGCATCAGAGAAATCAAAATCCAAGGAGACTAATTCTGAAGGTGCAGATAACTTGGCCACTAATTTTCAAAATGAAGCTGATGCTGACAATAAG GAGTTAACAAATGAGAAGGCAACTGAGAATGCCGAAGAAGTTTCATCTGCGTCTGCTGGGGACTATGATAATTGTGATGAAATAGTTTTTAACCCTAATGTTTTCACTGAATTCAAACTAGCTGGGAGCCCAGAG GAAATTGCTGCTGATGAAGACAATGTGAGGAAAGTTGGTCAATATCTTACTGATGTGGTGATtccaaaatttataaaagttcTTTGGCAGCTTGAAGTTACACCTATGGATGGCCAGTCATTAACAGAAACACTTCATGCTCGTGGAATTAATGTTCGGTATATTGGCAAA GTGGCTGATGGGACTAAACATCTTCCTCATATGTGGGATCTTTGCACTAACGAGATTGTTGTCAGATCATCCAAACATATTATCAAG GATGTGTTGAGAGACACAGAGGATCATGATCTTGCTCCTGCATTATCTCATTTGTTGAACTGTATATTTGGAAGTTGTCAAGCTCCTGCTGGGAAACCAGATTCAAATGGCATACAATCCAGAACTCCAAAAAAG GAGCAACAANNAGGAAAAAATTCTAGAGGACGAGCACGATGGAAAAGCAAGGGGGGTTCAAGGAAGAGTCAACCTTTGTACACGAAAATAAGCTCTGAATCTCTATGGTCTGACATCCAAGAATTTGCAATGACCAAATACAAG TTTGAGTTACCCGAGGATTCAAGGTCACGTGTGAAGAAAATTTGTGTTATACGTAATCTTTGTCGGAAA GTTGGTATAACTGTTGCATCTCGTAAATATGATCTTAATTCTACAGCACCCTTCCAACCATCAGATATCTTGGATCTCTGTCCAGTTGTCAGGCATTCAGTTCCAGTTTGTTCAGATGCCAAGAAACTTATGGATGCAGCAAAAAGTCATATGTCAGCT GGATTACTCAATGAAGCTTACAATCTATTTAATGAGGCATTCCAAATTCTTCAACAG GTTACAGGTCCAATGCATCGTGAGGTTGCTACGTGCTGTCG GTATCTTGCAATGATTACGTATCATGCTGCAGAGATAGATGTGGCTGTTGCACAACAGCAAAGAGAGTTGATTATCAATGAGACTTGTCTTGGTCTAGATCATCCTGACACAGCTCACag TTATGCTAATATGGCACTCTTCTATCATGGATGGGAAAAAACTGAATTTGCCCTTCCCTACATGACTCGTGCTTTGCTCCTGTTAAGTTTATCATCAGGCTCTGATCATCCTGATGTTGCCGCAACTTTCGTAAACGTAGCAATGATGTATCAGGAATTGAAAAAGATGAACATATCTCTTCGTTATCTACAAGAAGCTTTAAAGAAGAATGAACGGCTTCTTGGCGAGAAACATATTCAAACTGCTGTTTGTTATCATGCTCTTGCTATTATATTCAACTCTATGGGTGCATTCAAGCTCTCTCTGCAG CATGAGAAGAAAACATTTGAGATACTTGTCAAACAACTTGGCGAAGATGATCCGAAAACACAGGAGTCTCTAAACTGGATAAATACATTTAAGATTCGTGAGTTACAG GCACGTCCTGAGTTTGTACAAGCATTCCAAGCAGTTACAGATGGTGGATCTGGAAGTTCAGGTGCACCCACAAACAAATCTGTCAATGCCGCAATGATTGCTGAGACCCTCCCCAGGGGAAGGGGAGTCGATCAAAGGGCTGCACGTGCAGCTGCCATAGCTCGGAAGAAGGCAGCAGCCAGGGGCCTGGTGGTGCGCCCTCAAGTACAAGTACAAGTACAATCACATCCTCCTACGCTCACACCGCTTTTCAACATCATAAATTCCGGCGTGGCTCCGGATGTTTTGGGCAATGGGGATGTCAATGGAGTAAAGAAGAATGGCGTTCGTTCAAGTAATCCAGCAGATGCTACAAAAGACCAATCAGTGCCGAcgcaagaacaagaacaagctccGGCTGGACTGGGGAAAGGGTTGGCATCGTTGGATGCAAAGAAACAGaaatcaaaaccaaaaccaaaggTTGAGGCTTGA
- the LOC107463032 gene encoding uncharacterized protein LOC107463032: MDLPVVDLSPYLAASPAQLSPELTALCGEVSRSLRETGALLVKDPRCSIEDNDRFIDMMERYFQSPQDFKQRHERPYLHYQVGVTPEKVEVPRSLVDEEMQEKLKAMPKEYQPHAPVGPDLKWRYFWRIGPRPSNTRFKELNAEPVIPEGFSEWKETMDSWGNKMIAAIEVVAEMAAIGFGLQKDAFTSLMKLGPHLLAPTGSDLQKYGQEGTVLAGYHYDLNFLTIHGKSRFPGLNIWLKNGQKVEVKVPLGCLLIQTGKQIEWLTGGDCIAGMHEVVVTNRTVEAIRTAEEQKRSLWRVSSTLFAHIASDAVLKPLGHFVESPLASKYPPLCAGEYVEQELAVINLKGQK; encoded by the exons ATGGACCTTCCTGTCGTAGATCTCTCTCCGTACCTCGCCGCCTCGCCCGCCCAACTCAGTCCCGAACTCACCGCCCTGTGCGGCGAAGTGAGCCGGAGCCTGAGGGAGACGGGAGCGCTTCTTGTGAAGGATCCACGGTGTTCCATTGAAGACAATGATCGCTTCATAGACATGATGGAGAGATACTTTCAGAGCCCTCAGGATTTCAAGCAGCGTCACGAGCGCCCCTACTTGCATTACCAG gttgGGGTTACACCGGAAAAAGTAGAGGTTCCAAGAAGCTTGGTCGATGAAGAAATGCAAGAAAAACTGAAAGCAATGCCTAAAGAATACCAGCCACATGCTCCTGTTGGGCCTGATCTCAAATGGAGATACTTTTGGAGAATTGGTCCTCGACCATCAAATACCCGTTTTAAG GAACTCAATGCTGAGCCTGTCATACCTGAAGGTTTCTCTGAATGGAAAGAAACCATGGATTCCTGGGGAAACAAAATGATAGCAGCAATTGAA GTGGTTGCTGAAATGGCAGCTATTGGGTTTGGTCTTCAGAAGGATGCATTCACTTCTCTTATGAAGCTG GGACCCCATTTGTTAGCTCCCACAGGGAGTGATCTTCAAAAATATGGTCAAGAAGGAACGGTTCTTGCAGGATATCACTATGACCTTAACTTCCTAACAATACATGGTAAAAGTAGGTTTCCTGGTTTGAATATCTGGTTAAAAAATGGACAAAAGGTTGAAGTGAAGGTTCCATTAGGATGTCTCCTTATTCAGACAGGAAAGCAG ATAGAGTGGTTAACTGGAGGGGACTGCATAGCTGGCATGCATGAGGTAGTAGTCACAAATAGAACTGTTGAAGCAATCAGAACAGCAGAAGAGCAAAAACGTAGCTTATGGAGAGTCTCTTCAACG TTGTTTGCCCACATAGCTTCTGATGCAGTTCTGAAGCCATTGGGACATTTTGTGGAATCGCCATTGGCAAGCAAATATCCACCACTTTGTGCAGGAGAGTATGTTGAACAAGAGCTTGCAGTGATCAATCTTAAGGGACAAAAATGA
- the LOC107463065 gene encoding pathogenesis-related thaumatin-like protein 3.5 — MALKHLFFLLMVSFSLGVDATVFTLQNRCRNTIWPGILTASGKPQLMDGGVQLRSGQAVNITTPKAWSGRFWGRRGCSFDSSGSGLCITGDCGGKLKCDGAGGVPPASLAEFTLDSPEGDFYDVSLVDGYNMPVSIFPSGGSGQCKAVTCRSDLNRNCPSGLELRRNGKIVGCKSACMAFNKPQYCCTGDFNSPNKCQPTNYSKVFKASCPQAYSYAFDDSTSTFTCQGADYLIRFC; from the exons ATGGCATTGAAacacctcttctttcttctcatgGTATCCTTCTCATTAG GAGTGGACGCAACGGTTTTTACATTGCAAAACAGATGCAGGAACACAATTTGGCCTGGGATCCTAACAGCATCAGGAAAGCCACAACTCATGGATGGGGGGGTTCAACTAAGATCTGGTCAAGCTGTAAACATCACTACACCAAAAGCATGGTCTGGCCGGTTCTGGGGTCGACGAGGATGCTCTTTTGATAGCTCTGGTAGTGGATTGTGCATCACTGGTGATTGTGGAGGCAAGCTCAAGTGTGATGGTGCTGGGGGAGTGCCACCAGCTTCGCTAGCAGAGTTTACCCTAGACAGCCCAGAGGGGGACTTTTATGACGTTAGCCTTGTCGATGGTTACAACATGCCAGTGTCAATCTTCCCCTCCGGAGGATCCGGTCAGTGTAAGGCTGTCACTTGCCGTTCGGATTTGAACAGAAACTGCCCAAGTGGATTGGAGTTGAGAAGAAATGGGAAAATTGTTGGTTGTAAGAGTGCATGTATGGCATTCAACAAGCCACAATATTGTTGCACTGGAGACTTTAATAGCCCAAATAAGTGCCAACCAACAAACTATTCAAAGGTGTTCAAGGCTTCTTGTCCTCAGGCTTATAGCTATGCCTTTGATGATTCAACCAGCACTTTCACTTGCCAAGGAGCTGACTATTTAATTAGGTTTTGTTAG